A genomic segment from Antedon mediterranea chromosome 6, ecAntMedi1.1, whole genome shotgun sequence encodes:
- the LOC140052090 gene encoding ubiquitin-conjugating enzyme E2 U-like: protein MTFKMFCRAHMLLQKEYVMMQKNPTWGIEAHPFAEDNFLEWTAKITGLKDTVWEGGIFVVSLQFSENYNQVAPNVFFHTIPFHPNIDMSTGKPCVEFLQPDMWDTSYGVQFILIMLQTMLSNPVLRDAINTEAVDIYEQSQELYRQVVLDCVNASRRIDAGLDPHEKQTDKQDEEQPDEIDLSHATRGHHPGRLSFDDYHTTWSGIATSKSSSDIKNPFLESIKENRKLQTAHFGLPLEELHEHMKKQLEEHNSIMYGKFGPQPTKEETSHQHRLETINKMKKIYLPKKAVPPPSVAASEIGEPWEDKDADDLLEWTNSLDEDSLH, encoded by the exons ATGACCTTCAAAATGTTTTGTCGAGCTCATATGTTGCTACAAAAGGAGTATGTTATGATGCAGAAAAATCCTACATGG GGAATAGAGGCCCATCCATTTGCAGAAGATAACTTTTTAGAATGGACAGCTAAGATAACAGGACTTAAGGACACGGTGTGGGAAg gtGGAATCTTTGTTGTAAGTTTGCAGTTTTCTGAGAACTACAACCAAGTGGCACCTAATGTTTTTTTCCACACAATACCGTTTCATCCAAATA ttgaCATGAGCACAGGCAAGCCTTGTGTTGAATTCCTTCAGCCTGATATGTGGGATACCTCGTATGGAGTGCAATTTATACTAATCATGTTACAG ACGATGTTGTCAAACCCTGTTTTGCGAGATGCTATAAATACAGAAGCAGTTGATATATATGAACAGTCACAAGAGTTATATCGGCAAGTTGTGCTTGATTGTGTGAATGCTAGCAGGAGAATAGATG CTGGACTTGATCCACATGAAAAACAGACAGATAAACAAGATGAAGAACAGCCAGATGAGATTGACCTGTCACATGCTACTAGAGGTCATCATCCAGGTCGTCTATCTTTTGATGACTACCATACAACATGGAGTGGTATTGCAACCTCTAAGTCATCGTCAGACATAAAAAACCCAT TTCTAGAATCAATAAAAGAGAATCGCAAGTTGCAAACTGCCCACTTTGGCCTACCATTAGAAGAGTTACATGAACATATGAAGAAGCAACTTGAAGA ACACAATTCTATAATGTATGGAAAGTTTGGACCACAACCAACAAAGGAAGAAACTAGTCATCAACATAGGCTggaaacaattaataaaatgaagaAAATCTATCTTCCAAAAAAAGCAG tTCCTCCTCCATCAGTGGCAGCAAGTGAAATTGGCGAACCGTGGGAGGATAAAGATGCGGATGACTTACTTGAGTGGACTAACAGTCTGGATGAAGACAGTTTACATTGA
- the LOC140052564 gene encoding alpha-N-acetyl-neuraminyl-2,3-beta-galactosyl-1,3-N-acetyl-galactosaminide alpha-2,6-sialyltransferase-like codes for MTAVGRKPFLTSDKILLFTLWYSALMSVLLIYVTHESSSAKSKQQLSHIYYYDKEKTRDVREAQESNVIKKRTYPYVTKKVVIKEDWKDVELDDDYDQEPHVPGYVGVRDESPLYFKCSQCALVSSSGQLLGKGAGEDIDNAECVIRMNTAPTLGYEEDVGSRTTVRVIGHVNLERGLHNDTDLQKETLQNEVTRPEVLIIPWLFSETIDRKTDPIYNIAMNLSKNYRDVEYYFLTAHKMGLSEELFRKETGLSRSTAHTWLTTGWMSMIFAMDVCDRIDVYGLIHENYCKEHPNETAPYHYYEPDFKRECKYYMWSETQLAKGHKFVTEKAVFARWSRRFNIRFHYPSWKAKLKNETNYVDTPFLKEYYKAKEKGLLEEAYEKEKIRLMKLRGEWPPKEEDIPQQKEVKNVTVIKSKRRRIRKRKLRVRAGWKRNMTNPEKYIIEDLGEIIEPF; via the exons ACATCCGACAAGAttcttttatttacattatgGTACTCTGCGTTAATGTCTGTTCTTCTGATATACGTCACTCACGAGAGCTCATCtgctaaatcaaaacaacagTTATCCCACATATACTACTACGACAAGGAGAAAACACGTGATGTTCGAGAAGCTCAAGAAAGCAACGTCATCAAGAAAAGAACGTACCCGTATGTGACAAAGAAAGTCGTAATCAAAGAGGATTGGAAAGATGTTGAACTGGACGATGATTATGACCAGGAACCGCATGTACCCGGATACGTAGGGGTACGAGATGAAAGT CCTTTATATTTCAAGTGTTCTCAATGTGCATTGGTATCGAGCTCTGGCCAACTGTTGGGAAAAGGAGCCGGCGAAGATATTGACAACGCCGAATGCGTAATCCGAATGAACACGGCGCCGACGCTCGGTTACGAGGAAGACGTCGGATCCAGGACAACCGTTCGCGTCATTGGTCACGTGAACCTAGAGCGTGGACTACACAACGACACGGACTTGCAAAAAGAAACTCTTCAAAATGAGGTCACTAGACCAGAGGTTCTGATCATACCTTGGCTGTTTTCTGAGACAATAGATAGGAAAACTGATCCGATCTACAACATTGCTATGAATTTATCAAAAAATTACAGAGACGTTGAGTATTACTTTTTAACTGCACATAAAATGGGTCTGTCGGAAGAACTTTTCCGTAAAGAAACTGGACTCAGTCG GTCGACTGCTCATACGTGGCTGACTACTGGTTGGATGTCAATGATTTTTGCTATGGATGTTTGTGACAGGATTGACGTCTACGGATTGATTCACGAAAACTACTGCAA GGAACATCCAAATGAGACGGCACCGTATCATTATTATGAACCAGATTTCAAACgtgaatgtaaatattatatgtGGAGTGAGACTCAGTTAGCAAAGGGCCATAAATTCGTCACCGAAAAAGCTGTGTTTGCACGGTGGTCCAGACGGTTCAATATTAGGTTCCACTACCCTTCTTGGAAAGCTAAACTTAAAAACGAAACTAATTATGTAGATACACCGTTTTTAAAAGAATACTATAAAGCAAAGGAAAAGGGACTTTTGGAAGAAGCTTACGAGAAAGAGAAGATAAGGTTGATGAAATTGAGGGGTGAATGGCCACCAAAAGAAGAGGATATACCTCAACAAAAAGAAGTTAAAAACGTCACTGTTATTAAAAGTAAACGGAGACGAATACGTAAACGAAAGCTGCGTGTACGCGCGGGATGGAAACGAAACATGACCAACCCAGAAAAATACATTATTGAAGATCTTGGTGAAATTATTGAACCCTTCTAA
- the LOC140052091 gene encoding F-box/LRR-repeat protein 12-like: MRSKVLITSLPENVVLEIFAYLSIPERCQIARVCRLWNQLIRDKYLWQRVDLTARPIAPKTLWKVIRGYLSDSLLSLSLKGFLYSVKETKCLTHALLKELISRCPKLVSIQIISENLSAIDSSKFPPNLKRLFIQNCEVTQHWLKKADKSNLFETLQELSFANSKRFSSDDVQYICKLQNLKLLNLSNCYRICDDNVNQLTNALTNLETLVLSGCTITDLALHFVSHRLKFIQTLDVSDCTSLTNQGLAILGVPYCPKYLTVTGCQFLVTDLAILVKRNSEIVRVEFGVKDELKTLNRNNFQEILDSYQNQLTAQVDAV, encoded by the exons ATGAGGTCAAAAGTGTTAATCACCAGCTTGCCTGAAAATGTGGTCCTTGAAATCTTTGCATACCTCAGTATTCCAGAAAGATGCCAAATAGCAAG AGTGTGTCGACTGTGGAACCAACTTATTAGGGACAAGTATTTATGGCAACGTGTTGATTTGACAGCTAGACCAATCGCACCAAAGACGTTGTGGAAGGTCATCCGAGGTTACTTGTCAGACTCCTTGCTGTCTTTGTCACTAAAAGGCTTTCTCTACTCCGTAAAGGAAACAAAATGTCTGACGCACGCGCTGTTAAAAGAACTAATATCGCGTTGTCCGAAACTGGTTTCGATACAGATAATCAGCGAAAACCTCAGTGCGATAGATTCGAGCAAATTTCCGCCAAACTTAAAACGTTTGTTCATCCAGAATTGTGAGGTAACTCAACACTGGTTGAAAAAGGCagataaatcaaatttatttgaaaCGCTACAGGAACTCAGCTTCGCCAACTCAAAACGTTTTAGTAGCGATGACGTTCAGTATATTTGCAAACTACAAAACTTGAAGTTGTTAAACTTGAGTAATTGTTATAGAATATGTGATGACAACGTGAATCAGTTAACGAATGCATTAACAAACTTAGAGACGTTAGTCCTGAGTGGATGTACCATCACAGATTTAGCTTTACATTTTGTAAGCCATCGCTTGAAATTCATACAAACGCTTGACGTATCGGACTGTACCTCATTGACCAATCAAGGCCTTGCAATTCTCGGTGTTCCTTATTGTCCCAAATATCTAACAGTAACTGGTTGTCAGTTTTTAGTAACGGATCTTGCTATCTTGGTAAAAAGAAATTCAGAGATTGTGAGAGTCGAATTTGGAGTAAAGGACGAATTAAAAACTTTAAACCGAAACAATTTTCAGGAAATTTTAGACAGTTATCAAAATCAATTGACAGCTCAAGTTGATGCTGTGTAG
- the LOC140051593 gene encoding sodium/hydrogen exchanger 9B2-like, producing MNEHKKVSFSDTQILSDKNGKLKKYKTDENLGGHMASAADTCCTRFSDSCIIAFSPWITRLNPLPEEPSRTDRCKYALMCPPHGTLAKTLTYVFVLGVIWAAVWSITGEDALPGGNLFSLYVLLVCCKIGGILISFIKMPPLLGMLIVGLLLANVPYIDVANDITPAWSEVLRNIALAVILVRAGLGVDAKALQRLKYACLRLAFLPTLFEACSIAIAAVLLLGFPWLWAFMLGFVLAAVSPAVVVPSLLILQERGFGLVKGIPTLIIASASIDNVFAISVFGVLLATVFSSSNMAFTILRGPLEVVLGSGVGLVVGMILWFLPNKNQSAVVGLRSVLIMSSSVLALLGLKSAGFSGAGALACLILPFVAGLGWKKEKIPVGNVVSVFWLFFEPLLFGLIGAEVAVSELQPSTVGLGIAIILIGSVVRMAATYLSASCGNLSRKEKMFTALAWLPKATVQAAIGSTALIETTNRNRPEQEQEMAKQILTLAVLVILITAPIGAIMISLTGPKCLDHSSQDDEDFEDDEDETRNSDIYQDGDDPFYNRSVFSRGENGGGFFVVRDDDLDEIPHKPKLISIEEYDSEEDSTIPERQYMETDI from the exons ATGAATGAACACAAGAAAGTATCTTTCTCAGATACACAAATACTATCTGACAAAAATggaaagttaaaaaaatataaaaccgACGAGAATTTAGGTGGTCACATGGCGTCGGCTGCGGATACGTGTTGCACAAGGTTCTCGGACTCCTGCATCATCGCGTTCAGTCCGTGGATTACGCGACTCAATCCACTACCTGAAGAACCATCACGAACAGATCGCTGTAAATACGCCCTTATGTGTCCACCACACGGAACCTTGGCTAAGACATTAACTTATGTGTTTGTTCTTGGTGTCATTTGGGCCGCTGTTTGGTCAATAACAGGAGAGGATGCACTTCCAGGTGGCAACTTATTTTCACTCTATGTTCTTCTTGTTTGTTGTAAAATTGGTGGAATTCTCATTTCATTTATCAAAATGCCTCCACTTTTAG GTATGCTGATTGTGGGTCTATTGTTAGCAAATGTACCGTATATAGATGTTGCAAACGATATCACACCTGCATGGTCTGAAGTATTGCGTAACATAGCCTTAGCAGTTATTCTTGTTCGAGCTGGTCTTGGAGTAGATGCGAAAGCTTTACAACGCCTGAAGTACGCTTGTCTGAGACTAGCGTTTTTGCCAACATTGTTCGAGGCTTGTTCTATTGCCATAGCAGCAGTTCTGCTTTTGGGTTTTCCATGGTTGTGGGCGTTCATGTTAGG ATTTGTGCTTGCTGCCGTTTCACCAGCTGTCGTCGTACCGTCTTTACTAATCCTTCAAGAGCGTGGGTTCGGACTAGTCAAAGGCATTCCTACCCTAATCATTGCATCAGCTAGCATAGACAATGTGTTTGCTATCAGTGTTTTTGGTGTTCTTTTAGCAACAGTATTTTCGTCATCAAACATGGCGTTTACGATTCTCAGAGGCCCGTTAGAAGTTGTTCTCGGGAGTGGTGTCGGTTTAGTTGTTGGCATGATACTTTGGTTTTTGCCCAACAAGAATCAG TCAGCTGTTGTAGGATTAAGGAGTGTTTTGATCATGTCATCCAGCGTACTTGCTCTTCTTGGTCTTAAATCGGCGGGATTTTCCGGTGCTGGAGCTCTTGCTTGCCTAATACTTCCGTTTGTAGCTGGCCTCGGTTGGAAGAAAGAAAAG ATTCCTGTTGGAAATGTAGTTTCTGTATTTTGGTTATTCTTCGAACCTCTTTTATTTGGTTTGATTGGTGCGGAGGTTGCCGTTAGTGAACTTCAACCTTCTACTGTAG GATTAGGGATTGCGATCATTCTTATTGGATCTGTTGTGAGGATGGCTGCCACCTATCTGTCAGCTTCATGTGGCAATTTGAGCAGAAAGGAAAAAATGTTTACTGCCCTCGCTTGGTTACCAAAAGCTACAGTACAG GCTGCTATTGGATCAACAGCTCTCATAGAAACAACCAATAGAAACCGGCCGGAGCAGGAACAAGAAATGGCAAAACAG ATTCTTACATTAGCTGTTTTGGTTATCTTAATCACTGCTCCAATTGGTGCTATCATGATCTCATTAACCGGCCCAAAATGTCTGGACCACTCATCTCAAGACGATGAGGATTttgaagatgatgaagatgaaaCTAGAAACTCTGACATTTATCAAGATGGCGATGATCCATTTTACAACCGAAGCGTGTTCTCGAGGGGTGAAAATGGCGGTGGGTTCTTTGTTGTCAGGGACGATGATTTGGATGAGATACCGCATAAACCTAAACTGATTTCGATTGAGGAATATGATTCGGAAGAGGACTCAACGATTCCAGAACGGCAATATATGGAGACTGATATATGA